From one Flavobacterium sp. N502536 genomic stretch:
- a CDS encoding PepSY-associated TM helix domain-containing protein: protein MNIFKSRTGKPPNKGKSRFSKINAWLHLWLGLASGIIVFIMAITGCILVFEHEIKQLTSPWLNVEAQSPERLLPPSQIYAAVQKVLPNKEIHGVWYNGLDKSVKVDIESDSLIYVNPYTAKITGMVDHEDFFHIIDEGHRNLWLERDIGAQITAWATFIFFFLLISGLILWFPKKWNKTTINSSFKVKWDAKFKRLNYDLHNVMGFYVLILALLISFTGLLMSFHWLRESTYWISGGWEEVKEQTVSVAKPLSKPQLDKLTAADLIWKKVRTEIAQENKEAVIIHFPDDPKDDFYACTDMHKGIWRDLYFDSKTLELLPKSEKYIGNERFSDWLMRSNYSLHIGAIGGLSTKIIYFTASLLCASLPITGFYIWWGRKKKLKSKG, encoded by the coding sequence ATGAATATTTTTAAAAGCCGTACCGGCAAGCCGCCCAATAAAGGAAAATCACGTTTTAGTAAAATCAATGCCTGGCTGCATTTATGGCTGGGACTTGCTTCGGGAATAATTGTATTTATCATGGCAATTACCGGCTGCATATTGGTTTTTGAGCATGAAATCAAACAGCTTACCTCGCCCTGGCTCAATGTCGAGGCTCAAAGTCCAGAGCGATTGCTGCCTCCTTCTCAAATTTATGCCGCGGTACAAAAAGTACTGCCCAACAAAGAAATTCATGGGGTCTGGTATAATGGTTTAGACAAATCAGTTAAAGTCGATATCGAATCGGATTCGTTGATTTATGTAAATCCCTATACGGCTAAAATTACCGGAATGGTAGATCATGAAGATTTCTTTCATATTATCGACGAAGGACATCGAAATCTTTGGCTGGAACGGGATATTGGAGCACAGATCACAGCCTGGGCAACCTTTATTTTTTTCTTTTTACTGATAAGCGGACTGATATTATGGTTTCCGAAAAAATGGAACAAAACAACCATTAACAGCAGTTTTAAAGTAAAGTGGGATGCTAAATTCAAACGTCTCAACTATGATTTGCACAATGTAATGGGGTTTTATGTACTTATACTGGCGCTATTAATTTCGTTTACCGGATTGTTAATGAGTTTTCATTGGTTAAGAGAAAGTACGTACTGGATTAGTGGCGGATGGGAAGAAGTAAAAGAACAAACGGTTTCGGTCGCAAAGCCTCTGTCTAAGCCCCAACTGGACAAGCTGACCGCTGCCGATTTGATCTGGAAAAAGGTTCGGACAGAAATTGCCCAGGAAAATAAAGAAGCGGTCATCATTCATTTTCCAGATGATCCAAAAGATGATTTTTATGCCTGTACAGATATGCACAAAGGCATTTGGAGAGATTTGTATTTTGACTCCAAAACGCTTGAATTACTTCCGAAATCAGAAAAATATATTGGGAACGAACGTTTTTCGGATTGGTTGATGCGATCGAATTACAGTCTTCATATTGGTGCAATAGGAGGATTGTCGACCAAGATCATTTATTTCACCGCCAGTTTACTCTGTGCGAGTTTACCTATTACCGGATTTTATATCTGGTGGGGAAGAAAGAAAAAACTAAAATCAAAAGGGTAA
- a CDS encoding outer membrane beta-barrel family protein has translation MKHIITSIVLAFSVYGYSQTEKGRDSIVETSINALDEIVITKKKVLYTQKSDRLVFNVENSIVSEGGTALDVLSRAPGVVVSQDGELSIRGQQGVGVMINGKLTQLSQKELANYLKSTTSSNIKQIEVITNPSSKYDATGKAGIINIVLKKPNAGGLKGTVFTNYGRGRKNRTNSGVNLSYNKDKFGVYGNYSYTFRGEEERKEFDQIQYTDNTRQTISTKNHQTSVTDEPLTSNNFKIGTTYEVSPKTNLEVYVDAKLGRYENIANGKNTLLNALDQVQFDAFTYNDSKEKWNDYTYGFSGVHKFNTEGKNMSFDFEYETSKFRSNQFQSAKNTNPAAVAVNDRRGFIPSQLSVFTGKIDFVNPLKEKQSIEWGVKASVKNNDNPSVYEYYDNNQWIVDANSTNHFEYKEQIYAAYANYKYQLENFNIQGGLRTEYTAINILQKTLNEEHKDDYLKWFPSVSLKYELSNDHSLHASYSKRINRPSQFDLNPFRFYDDSFNYSQGNPNLVPEITHSTEIGYAWKSAFMASLYFSKTKDVFTEVYDYNPANNTTVTSQINVAKSYNYGANITNTAEIYKWWSVNTLFNIFENRFMGNVVNTDKIDPIVTLNLSVQNSFTITESWKAEANAQYQSKSNLGIYERDAFFDFSIGISKQVLAKKGNIKLNITDIFNTNNFHINSVIAQTSINKRYDLDNRIATIAFTYRI, from the coding sequence ATGAAGCATATTATAACATCTATTGTACTCGCATTTTCAGTCTACGGATACTCGCAGACAGAAAAAGGAAGAGACAGCATCGTCGAAACCTCGATCAATGCATTAGATGAAATTGTAATCACAAAAAAGAAAGTTTTATATACTCAAAAATCAGATCGATTGGTTTTTAATGTCGAAAACAGCATTGTTTCTGAAGGCGGTACTGCTTTAGACGTTTTATCACGCGCTCCTGGCGTTGTAGTGTCTCAGGACGGAGAATTATCGATTCGCGGACAACAGGGTGTCGGGGTAATGATTAATGGCAAACTAACGCAGCTTTCGCAAAAAGAACTGGCCAATTACCTAAAGTCAACCACCTCATCCAATATCAAACAAATTGAAGTGATTACCAATCCTTCTTCAAAATACGACGCTACCGGAAAAGCCGGAATTATTAATATTGTTCTAAAAAAACCCAATGCAGGCGGACTTAAAGGAACGGTGTTTACCAACTATGGAAGAGGCCGTAAAAACCGAACAAATTCGGGCGTAAACCTGAGTTACAACAAAGATAAGTTTGGCGTTTACGGAAATTACAGTTACACTTTCAGAGGGGAAGAAGAACGCAAAGAATTCGATCAGATTCAATATACAGACAATACCCGTCAAACTATTTCGACAAAAAACCATCAGACTTCGGTTACCGATGAACCACTGACTTCTAATAATTTTAAGATTGGTACCACTTATGAGGTTTCACCCAAAACCAATTTAGAAGTGTATGTGGATGCAAAACTGGGCCGTTATGAAAACATTGCCAATGGTAAAAATACCTTGCTGAATGCCTTAGATCAGGTACAATTTGATGCCTTTACCTACAATGACAGCAAAGAAAAATGGAACGATTATACCTATGGTTTCTCCGGCGTTCACAAGTTTAATACCGAAGGAAAAAACATGTCTTTTGATTTTGAATATGAAACATCAAAGTTCAGATCAAATCAGTTTCAGAGTGCCAAAAACACCAATCCTGCAGCTGTAGCAGTTAACGACCGCAGAGGTTTTATTCCGTCGCAGTTGAGTGTTTTTACCGGAAAAATTGATTTCGTCAATCCGTTAAAAGAAAAACAATCTATCGAATGGGGAGTTAAAGCCAGTGTGAAAAACAATGACAATCCATCGGTTTATGAGTATTACGACAACAATCAATGGATCGTTGATGCTAATTCAACCAATCATTTTGAATACAAAGAGCAAATTTATGCCGCTTACGCCAATTATAAATACCAACTGGAGAATTTCAATATTCAGGGAGGTCTAAGAACCGAATATACGGCCATAAATATTTTACAGAAGACTTTAAATGAAGAACACAAAGACGATTATTTAAAATGGTTTCCCAGTGTTTCTTTGAAATATGAGTTAAGCAACGATCATTCTTTGCATGCCTCCTATAGTAAAAGAATCAACAGACCAAGTCAGTTTGATTTAAATCCGTTTCGTTTTTATGACGATTCGTTCAACTATTCACAGGGAAATCCGAATCTGGTTCCTGAGATTACACATTCAACAGAAATTGGATATGCCTGGAAAAGTGCTTTTATGGCTTCGTTGTATTTCAGCAAAACCAAAGATGTTTTTACAGAGGTTTACGATTACAATCCTGCCAATAACACTACGGTGACCTCTCAAATTAATGTGGCCAAATCATACAATTATGGCGCAAACATTACCAATACAGCCGAAATTTACAAATGGTGGTCGGTGAATACCCTTTTCAATATTTTCGAAAACAGGTTTATGGGGAATGTAGTGAATACGGATAAAATTGACCCAATTGTTACTTTAAATCTAAGTGTTCAGAATTCCTTTACGATCACCGAAAGCTGGAAAGCCGAAGCCAATGCACAGTACCAATCAAAATCTAATCTTGGGATTTATGAAAGAGATGCTTTTTTTGATTTTAGTATTGGTATTTCAAAACAGGTGCTGGCTAAAAAAGGAAATATCAAACTTAATATTACAGACATTTTTAATACTAATAATTTTCACATCAATTCGGTTATAGCGCAAACGAGCATCAATAAAAGATACGATCTTGACAATCGTATTGCCACTATAGCCTTTACATACAGAATTTAA
- the gldA gene encoding gliding motility-associated ABC transporter ATP-binding subunit GldA, producing the protein MSIAVNNISKSYGTQKALNEISFSIEKGEIVGFLGPNGAGKSTLMKILTTYLLSDNGSALVNGHDVMTDAKAVQRSIGYLPEHNPLYLDLYVREYLAFNADVYQVPKSRIEEVIQLTGLSGESHKKIGQLSKGYRQRVGLANALLHDPEVLILDEPTTGLDPNQLMEIRNVIKNVGKNKTVFLSTHIMQEVEAICDRVIIIDRGQIVADKKLDHLVSEDKAQVIEVEFDYQIEEQLLAKLENITAYKNTHDMTWELTFVADKDMRPAIFDFANANGLKTLQLNQKNKNLEAVFREITK; encoded by the coding sequence ATGTCGATAGCAGTAAACAACATATCAAAAAGTTACGGAACTCAAAAAGCGCTAAACGAAATTTCATTCTCTATTGAAAAAGGAGAAATCGTCGGATTTCTTGGTCCAAACGGAGCAGGAAAATCTACATTAATGAAAATTTTGACCACCTATTTGTTGTCAGATAACGGCTCAGCCCTTGTAAACGGTCATGATGTCATGACGGACGCGAAAGCAGTTCAACGTTCTATTGGCTATTTACCCGAACACAATCCGTTGTATTTGGATTTGTATGTTCGTGAGTATTTGGCTTTTAATGCCGATGTTTATCAGGTTCCAAAATCAAGAATCGAAGAAGTCATTCAACTGACAGGACTGTCAGGTGAAAGCCATAAAAAAATAGGACAATTGTCTAAAGGATACCGCCAGCGTGTGGGACTTGCCAATGCTTTACTGCACGATCCGGAGGTTCTGATTCTGGATGAACCTACTACTGGACTGGATCCCAATCAGTTGATGGAAATTCGAAACGTAATCAAAAATGTAGGGAAAAATAAAACCGTTTTTCTGTCTACACATATTATGCAGGAAGTTGAAGCCATTTGCGACCGTGTCATTATTATTGACAGAGGGCAAATTGTGGCCGACAAAAAATTAGACCACCTGGTTTCTGAAGATAAAGCACAAGTAATTGAGGTTGAATTTGATTATCAGATCGAAGAACAGCTTTTGGCAAAACTGGAAAACATTACGGCTTATAAAAACACACATGATATGACCTGGGAGCTTACTTTTGTGGCTGACAAAGATATGCGTCCGGCTATTTTTGATTTTGCCAATGCAAATGGATTAAAGACACTACAGCTGAATCAGAAAAATAAAAACCTCGAAGCCGTTTTTAGGGAAATTACAAAATAA
- a CDS encoding porin family protein, whose amino-acid sequence MKKMLVVLALAMVSFANAQKGTILVGGGIGYTSQTRTLGNNEVKTNEFDFSPKVGYQFHDNWTVGGEASFGSSKEDRGVNEIKNNTTKLGAFLRYTIPLNPTFSFFAELGTGFQSAKDKTYTGPITSTAKADGMYIGVTPALFIDMKKGFGLNFNIGGLGYNTLNYDNNGPEVKNFNFNFGRTFNIGVSKNF is encoded by the coding sequence ATGAAAAAAATGTTGGTGGTTCTTGCATTAGCTATGGTTAGCTTTGCAAACGCACAAAAAGGAACAATCTTAGTTGGTGGTGGTATTGGTTACACTTCTCAAACCAGAACTTTAGGAAACAATGAGGTTAAAACGAATGAATTTGATTTTTCTCCAAAAGTAGGTTACCAATTTCACGACAACTGGACTGTAGGGGGTGAGGCTTCTTTTGGTTCAAGTAAAGAAGATCGTGGAGTAAACGAAATTAAAAACAACACTACTAAATTAGGTGCATTTTTACGTTACACTATTCCTTTGAATCCAACTTTCTCTTTCTTCGCTGAATTAGGAACTGGTTTTCAAAGTGCAAAAGATAAAACGTACACTGGACCAATTACTTCAACTGCAAAAGCAGATGGTATGTACATTGGTGTAACACCAGCTCTTTTTATCGACATGAAAAAAGGTTTTGGTTTAAACTTTAACATTGGTGGTTTAGGGTACAACACTTTAAACTATGATAACAATGGACCAGAAGTTAAAAACTTCAACTTTAATTTTGGTAGAACATTTAACATTGGAGTTTCTAAAAACTTCTAG
- a CDS encoding porin family protein, whose product MKKMLLILALTMFSFANAQKGSVLVMGSVEYNHQTNSYPDGDNKQSQFSFSPKVGYQFHQNWTAGIESAVGIYQSKNEDFLVGKTKNFSLGGFVRYTKPLNQTFSFYTDLGVGFQNRKDSFQRQANIITTEKGDGVYATVTPALFINVHNGFGLNFNIGGLGYNSLNYSNGERDFKNFNFSLGKAFSIGISKNF is encoded by the coding sequence ATGAAAAAAATGTTACTTATTCTTGCACTAACGATGTTTAGTTTTGCAAATGCTCAAAAAGGCTCTGTTTTGGTTATGGGAAGTGTTGAATACAATCATCAGACAAATTCTTATCCCGATGGAGATAATAAACAAAGTCAATTTTCTTTTTCTCCAAAAGTAGGTTATCAGTTTCATCAAAATTGGACAGCAGGTATTGAATCGGCTGTAGGAATTTATCAAAGTAAAAATGAAGATTTTTTAGTGGGAAAAACAAAAAATTTTTCTCTGGGAGGATTTGTTCGCTACACTAAACCATTAAATCAGACTTTTTCATTTTATACCGACTTGGGAGTAGGTTTTCAAAATCGTAAAGATAGTTTCCAGAGACAGGCAAATATTATTACCACCGAAAAAGGAGATGGCGTTTATGCGACTGTAACTCCGGCTCTGTTTATTAATGTTCATAATGGTTTTGGTCTGAACTTTAATATTGGGGGATTAGGATATAACAGTCTGAATTATAGTAATGGAGAAAGAGATTTTAAAAACTTTAATTTCAGTTTAGGAAAAGCTTTTTCTATAGGGATCTCAAAGAATTTCTAA
- the metE gene encoding 5-methyltetrahydropteroyltriglutamate--homocysteine S-methyltransferase gives MKTNNLGYPRIGSNRELKKACELYWAGKISADELIETGRDIRRKNWYLQSEAGVDLIPSNDFSFYDQVLDLTLTVGAIPERYHELAKTNSSIDLYFAMARGAQKDGQDVVAMEMTKWFDTNYHYIVPEFTKNQKFELFSEKIITEFKEANALKIATKPVLIGPISYLLLGKEKEEGFHRIDLIDKLLPVYFEIFKKLQEENVEYIQLDEPFLALNLTDKERSTFTKVYNEIHQNFPQIKIVLANYFDCFGENLSTALALPVDTFHLDLVRCPSQLDDILESGQLASNTNLSLGVVDGRNIWKNDFSNSLQLIKKATDALGANRILIAPSCSLIHSPCDLDLETNDATLTPEIKQWLAFAKQKINEIVILKQFASNETDIKNSADYEQNVIANNNRKTSTLIHNNEVKTRVAGITASDDKRKSTFATRRKSQIEALNLPLFPTTTIGSFPQTAEVRSWRAKFKKGELTTEQYNDLIEKETEATIHFQEETGIDVLVHGEFERNDMVEYFGEQLSGFTFTKNGWVQSYGSRCVKPPVIYGDVSRPNPMTVKWSKYAQSLTPKWVKGMLTGPVTILQWSFVRNDQPRSVTCTQIALAIRDEVVDLEKAGIKIIQIDEPAIREGLPLRKEEWANYLDWAVKAFRISASGVNDDTQIHTHMCYSEFNDIIQNIADMDADVITIECSRSQMELLDAFANFKYPNEIGPGVYDIHSPRVPSSTEMVRLLEKAAAVIPTDQLWVNPDCGLKTRHWDETKKALIEMVAAAQEMRAAVENTATF, from the coding sequence ATGAAAACAAATAATTTAGGATACCCAAGAATTGGTAGCAACAGAGAATTAAAAAAAGCCTGTGAATTGTACTGGGCAGGGAAAATCTCGGCAGACGAGTTAATCGAAACCGGAAGAGACATTCGTCGCAAAAACTGGTATTTACAATCGGAAGCCGGAGTAGATTTGATTCCGTCTAATGACTTTTCGTTTTATGATCAGGTTCTGGATCTGACTTTAACGGTTGGTGCAATTCCGGAACGCTACCACGAACTGGCAAAAACAAACAGTTCTATCGACCTGTATTTTGCTATGGCAAGAGGGGCACAAAAAGACGGTCAGGATGTTGTGGCTATGGAAATGACAAAATGGTTCGATACCAACTACCATTATATTGTTCCTGAATTTACGAAGAATCAAAAATTCGAATTGTTTTCTGAAAAGATCATTACTGAATTCAAAGAAGCTAATGCTTTAAAAATTGCTACTAAACCTGTTTTGATAGGACCTATCTCTTACTTGCTTTTAGGAAAAGAAAAAGAAGAAGGTTTTCACCGTATTGACCTGATTGACAAACTGCTTCCTGTGTATTTCGAAATTTTCAAAAAACTGCAAGAAGAAAATGTCGAATACATTCAACTTGATGAACCTTTCCTGGCGTTAAACTTAACCGATAAAGAAAGAAGCACCTTCACAAAAGTGTACAACGAAATCCATCAAAATTTCCCTCAAATTAAAATCGTTCTGGCCAACTATTTTGATTGTTTTGGAGAAAACCTAAGCACCGCTTTGGCTTTGCCGGTGGATACCTTTCATTTAGATTTAGTGCGTTGTCCTTCTCAATTAGACGATATTTTAGAATCAGGTCAGCTGGCTTCCAACACCAATCTTTCTTTAGGTGTAGTTGACGGAAGAAACATCTGGAAAAACGATTTCAGTAACTCTTTACAACTGATAAAAAAAGCCACTGATGCATTGGGTGCAAACCGAATTCTGATTGCGCCATCCTGCTCTTTAATTCACAGTCCCTGCGATTTAGATTTAGAAACAAATGATGCAACGCTGACTCCTGAAATCAAACAATGGCTTGCTTTTGCCAAACAAAAAATCAACGAAATTGTGATATTGAAACAATTTGCTTCTAATGAAACTGACATTAAAAACTCAGCAGATTATGAACAAAATGTGATCGCCAATAACAATCGCAAAACGTCAACATTAATTCACAATAACGAAGTTAAAACACGTGTTGCCGGAATTACAGCTTCAGATGACAAGCGTAAAAGCACTTTTGCAACCCGCAGAAAAAGTCAGATCGAAGCTTTAAACCTGCCTTTATTTCCAACCACAACGATTGGATCTTTTCCTCAAACCGCTGAAGTGAGAAGCTGGAGAGCGAAATTTAAAAAAGGGGAGTTAACGACCGAACAATACAATGATTTAATCGAAAAAGAGACCGAAGCTACAATTCATTTTCAGGAAGAAACAGGAATTGACGTTCTGGTTCACGGAGAATTCGAACGTAATGATATGGTGGAATATTTTGGAGAACAATTGTCCGGTTTTACTTTTACTAAAAATGGCTGGGTGCAAAGTTACGGAAGCCGTTGTGTGAAACCTCCGGTTATTTACGGCGATGTTTCAAGACCAAATCCTATGACGGTAAAATGGTCTAAATATGCACAATCCCTGACTCCGAAATGGGTTAAAGGAATGCTTACCGGGCCGGTTACTATTTTACAATGGTCTTTTGTACGTAACGATCAGCCGCGTTCGGTAACCTGCACACAAATTGCTTTAGCGATTCGCGATGAAGTAGTCGATCTGGAAAAAGCCGGAATCAAAATCATTCAGATTGACGAGCCTGCCATTCGTGAAGGTTTGCCTTTGCGAAAAGAAGAATGGGCCAACTATCTGGATTGGGCCGTAAAAGCATTCCGTATTTCTGCAAGTGGTGTTAACGACGATACACAAATTCACACCCACATGTGCTACAGCGAGTTCAATGACATTATTCAGAATATCGCCGATATGGATGCCGATGTGATTACGATCGAATGCTCGCGCTCTCAAATGGAACTTTTAGATGCTTTTGCCAACTTTAAATATCCAAACGAAATTGGCCCCGGAGTTTATGACATTCACTCCCCACGTGTGCCTTCAAGTACCGAAATGGTTCGTTTGTTAGAAAAAGCAGCTGCGGTTATTCCAACAGATCAATTGTGGGTAAACCCGGATTGCGGTTTAAAAACCCGTCATTGGGATGAAACCAAAAAGGCTTTAATCGAGATGGTTGCTGCAGCCCAGGAAATGAGAGCAGCCGTTGAAAACACCGCTACTTTTTAA
- a CDS encoding Lrp/AsnC family transcriptional regulator encodes MENLDKTDLLILKYLQENSNINTKDLASKLFLTVTPVYERIKRLERDGYITKYVALLDKKKMNRGMIVFCNVRLKEHAKNVGSNFVKDIVALPEIIECYNIAGDYDFMLKILVQDMASYQDFVMNKLSTIENIGNTNSIFVMGEIKHSTALEF; translated from the coding sequence ATGGAAAACTTAGACAAAACCGATTTATTGATTCTGAAATACCTTCAGGAAAACTCCAATATCAATACAAAAGATCTTGCCAGCAAATTATTTCTAACCGTAACGCCCGTTTATGAGCGTATAAAAAGGCTGGAGCGTGACGGATATATTACCAAATATGTGGCCTTGCTGGACAAGAAGAAAATGAATCGCGGGATGATTGTTTTTTGCAATGTGCGTTTAAAAGAGCATGCTAAAAATGTAGGAAGTAATTTTGTGAAAGATATCGTGGCTCTTCCTGAAATTATAGAGTGTTATAATATTGCCGGCGATTACGATTTTATGCTCAAAATTCTGGTTCAGGACATGGCCAGTTATCAGGATTTTGTAATGAACAAACTATCGACAATCGAAAACATCGGAAATACCAACAGTATTTTTGTGATGGGAGAAATCAAACACAGTACAGCATTGGAGTTTTGA
- a CDS encoding deoxyguanosinetriphosphate triphosphohydrolase — protein MNWEQLLSLKRQGDTSKRLRVEQDDTRLGFEVDYDRIIFSAAFRSLQDKTQVIPLSKTDFVHTRLTHSLEVSVVGRSLGRLVGKKIIEKYPHLKEVHGYHMNDFGAIVAAASLAHDIGNPPFGHSGEKAIGEYFSIGKGLKYKEQLTAKQWQDLIDFEGNANGFSVLTASRPGIEGGLRISYATLGAFMKYPKESLPKKPTQNIADKKYGFFQTDKSFFEEVANDMGMIVNKSGDDIGFERHPLAYLVEAADDICYTIIDFEDGINLGLVSEDYALEYLIKLVKDNIGVAKYKTLTTKEDRISYLRALAIGTLINDAVNVFVENEEAILQGKFPFALTDKSKYKAQMDDIIKLSVDKIYQSREVVEKEIVGYQIIQTLLDKFITAFNNKYEGTASNYDKLLLKMLPEKHHLEKTNLYERLLHICHYVSLLTDGNALELFETINGRKNK, from the coding sequence ATGAACTGGGAACAACTTTTATCACTCAAGCGCCAAGGCGACACTAGCAAGAGATTACGTGTAGAACAAGACGATACGCGACTGGGGTTTGAGGTTGATTACGACCGAATTATTTTTTCGGCAGCTTTTCGCTCTTTACAGGATAAAACTCAGGTAATTCCGCTTTCAAAAACAGATTTCGTGCACACCAGGTTAACACATAGTTTGGAAGTTTCGGTGGTAGGACGCTCTCTTGGACGTTTGGTTGGAAAAAAAATCATTGAAAAATATCCTCATTTAAAAGAAGTTCACGGCTACCATATGAACGATTTTGGGGCCATTGTGGCAGCAGCTTCTCTGGCGCATGATATTGGGAATCCCCCTTTTGGACATTCGGGAGAAAAAGCAATTGGCGAATATTTTTCGATAGGAAAAGGATTGAAATACAAAGAGCAGTTGACGGCAAAACAATGGCAGGATTTAATTGATTTTGAAGGGAATGCCAACGGTTTTTCGGTTCTTACGGCAAGTCGCCCAGGAATCGAGGGCGGACTTCGTATTTCGTATGCTACACTGGGTGCGTTTATGAAATATCCGAAAGAAAGTTTGCCTAAAAAACCAACGCAGAATATCGCCGATAAAAAATACGGTTTCTTTCAGACCGACAAATCATTTTTTGAAGAAGTAGCCAATGATATGGGCATGATTGTCAACAAATCCGGAGACGATATTGGTTTTGAGAGACATCCTTTGGCCTATTTGGTCGAAGCGGCTGACGACATTTGTTATACCATTATCGATTTTGAAGATGGAATAAATCTGGGATTAGTTTCGGAGGATTATGCGCTGGAATATTTAATCAAACTGGTAAAAGACAATATCGGAGTAGCCAAATACAAGACTTTAACAACAAAAGAAGACCGAATTAGTTATTTACGTGCCTTGGCTATCGGAACCCTGATTAATGATGCTGTGAATGTTTTTGTTGAAAATGAAGAGGCTATTCTGCAGGGTAAATTTCCTTTTGCCTTAACGGATAAAAGTAAATACAAAGCACAAATGGATGATATTATCAAACTAAGTGTCGATAAAATCTACCAAAGCCGCGAAGTGGTTGAAAAAGAAATTGTAGGCTATCAGATTATCCAGACCTTACTGGACAAGTTTATAACCGCTTTTAACAATAAATACGAAGGAACAGCTTCAAACTATGACAAACTGCTTTTGAAAATGCTGCCTGAAAAACACCATTTAGAGAAAACCAATTTATACGAACGTTTGCTGCATATTTGCCACTACGTTTCTTTGTTAACCGACGGGAATGCCCTTGAATTGTTTGAAACAATCAACGGAAGAAAAAATAAATAA
- a CDS encoding DUF3078 domain-containing protein, giving the protein MKLLRSTLLLLLLLCTSNNFAQIIQTTLDPGELPAPPSNWTKKNQLGFDISEIAFVNWSAGGTSSISGLFKGEFNRTYVRGNHKWANELIIKYGLNQQDGTELRKTDDAILFNSTYGFRKDTISNWYYSAKFNFNTQFTDGYNYPNKDVAISRPFAPAYVFLGAGAENSNKKKNRTLYFSPITLKTTLVLDQALANQGAFGVRKATYMVDPMDPNSKILLENGQKVKAEFGILLTGYMKTEIYKNIFYENRLSLYTDYLNKFGNVDIDYDTRLDLVVNAYVKANIGVHLVYDDDIKTKIDVWDPATGTTSQVNNGPRAQLRQVLGVGLVYAFQ; this is encoded by the coding sequence ATGAAATTATTGCGTTCTACCCTTTTGCTTTTGTTGCTTTTGTGTACTTCAAATAACTTTGCCCAAATCATCCAAACGACTTTAGACCCGGGTGAATTACCTGCTCCACCGTCAAACTGGACAAAAAAAAATCAATTGGGTTTTGACATTTCTGAGATTGCTTTTGTAAACTGGAGTGCAGGGGGAACAAGTTCGATTTCAGGACTTTTTAAAGGCGAATTTAACCGAACTTACGTTAGAGGAAACCACAAATGGGCGAATGAACTTATTATAAAATACGGTTTAAACCAGCAAGACGGTACCGAACTCCGAAAAACCGATGATGCTATTTTATTCAACTCGACTTACGGTTTTAGAAAAGATACCATCTCCAATTGGTATTATTCGGCAAAATTCAACTTCAATACGCAATTTACCGACGGATACAATTACCCAAATAAGGATGTTGCGATCTCCAGACCTTTCGCACCTGCTTATGTCTTTCTTGGAGCCGGAGCTGAAAACTCTAATAAAAAGAAAAACAGAACGCTTTACTTCTCTCCAATAACCTTAAAAACTACTTTGGTTCTGGATCAGGCCTTAGCCAATCAGGGAGCCTTTGGGGTTCGAAAAGCGACTTATATGGTAGACCCTATGGATCCAAATTCTAAGATTTTACTAGAAAACGGACAGAAGGTTAAAGCCGAGTTTGGTATTCTGCTTACCGGATACATGAAAACCGAGATTTACAAAAATATTTTTTACGAAAACAGGCTGAGTTTGTACACCGATTATCTGAACAAATTTGGAAATGTCGACATCGATTATGATACCCGTCTGGACCTTGTGGTAAATGCTTATGTAAAAGCCAATATTGGTGTACACCTGGTTTATGACGACGATATCAAAACCAAAATAGACGTTTGGGATCCTGCTACCGGAACAACCTCACAGGTGAACAACGGACCAAGAGCCCAGCTAAGACAAGTCTTAGGCGTGGGTCTGGTTTATGCTTTTCAATAG